One genomic window of Solanum dulcamara chromosome 12, daSolDulc1.2, whole genome shotgun sequence includes the following:
- the LOC129875622 gene encoding uncharacterized protein LOC129875622, which translates to MEIDFWCMDVIGPIKPVSSNGHMFILVAIDYFTKWVEAFLYKSVTKKVLSDFIHNNRIYRLGIPDSIITTNKANLNCGLMHEICEKFKIIHYNSTPYRPQMNRAVEEANKNIESISQKMIDNYKHWHENFPFSLLGYRTTIRPLTGATPYLLVYGIETVLPMKVEIPSLRIIQEAELSAKWKQSLYE; encoded by the exons ATGGAAATTGACT TCTGGTGTATGGATGTCATTGGTCCTATCAAACCAGTCTCATCAAATGGACATATGTTCATTTTGGTAGCAATTGATTACTTCACAAAATGGGTAGAAGCATTTTTATACAAGTCTGTGACAAAGAAGGTACTGTCAGATTTTATCCACAATAATAGAATTTATAGACTTGGAATCCCTGATTCAATTATAACAACTAATAAAGCTAATCTTAATTGCGGCTTGATGCATGAGATATGTGAGAAGTTTAAAATTATTCACTACAATTCCACTCCATATCGGCCTCAAATGAATAGAGCAGTTGAGGAAGCCAACAAGAATATTGAAAGCATATCGCAAAAGATGATTGATAATTACAAGCATTGGCATGAGAATTTTCCATTTTCCCTCCTTGGATATCGCACCACAATTAGGCCTTTGACTGGGGCAACACCTTATCTTTTGGTTTATGGAATAGAAACAGTATTGCCAATGAAAGTTGAGATACCATCTTTAAGGATAATCCAAGAAGCAGAGTTGAGTGCCAAATGGAAACAAAGCCTATATGAATAG
- the LOC129875623 gene encoding uncharacterized protein LOC129875623: MNNKQNIEPHIQWQIKSGSCLFWWDNWLGVGHLAHFSANSCRLNNTQVSAFLTNGQWNVDLIIQEAPPQFVPNILATQFSYHPLHQDLPCWIPSANGEFSCSSTWEIIKDKRKKTMLNSCTWHKCIPFKCSFLVWRAIRGKLPTNEKLISFGRAPSQCYCCYKPSQDTINHTFVAGAFAHNVWRLFSDSLGINTDYTPLRNLYASKYGEKQSNLTRVKFSIIKDTYNLLTKAFPYMVWPNNWKDLVLLVEQCFHDTKVTPTCWLKPVALKVKLNTDGSSLGNPRNIGGGGLLRNAHGDLIFAYATPLGVGTNNQVEIKAAIFGLSWCLHLGYSQVNLEVDS, encoded by the exons ATGAACAATAAGCAAaacattgagcctcacattcagtggcaaatcaagtctggctcttgccttttCTGGTGGGACAATTGGCTAGGTGTTGGCCACTTAGCACACTTTTCTGCTAATAGCTGTAGGCTTAACAacacccaagtttcagctttCCTAAccaatggccaatggaatgtgGATCTCATCATCCAAGAAGCCCCTCCTCAATTTGTCCctaacattttagcaactcaGTTCAGCTACCACCCCCTCCATCAGGACCTGCCTTGCTGGATTCCTAGTGCcaatggggagttcagttgCTCCTCTACATGGGAGATCATCAAAGATAAGAGGAAAAAGACTATGCTGAACTCATGTACTTGGCACAAGTGTATTCCTTTCAAATGCTCTTTCTTGGTCTGGAGAGCCATTAGAgggaaattacctaccaatgagaagCTGATCAGCTTTGGAAGAGCTCCCTCTCAATGCTATTGTTGTTATAAACCTAGCCAGGATACCATTAATCACACCTTTGTTGCAGGAGCCTTTGCTCATAATGTATGGAGATTATTTTCCGACTCTTTGGGCATTAATACTGATTACACTCCCCTTAGAAACCT atatgcttccaaatatggtgaGAAGCAGTCTAATCTCACTAGAGTCAAGTTCTCCATTATCAAAGACACCTACAACCTTCTCACCAAAGCTTTTCCTTATATGGTCTGGCCTAATAACTGGAAGGACCTGGTCCTTTTGGTTGAGCAATGCTTTCATGATACCAAAGTAACCCCTACATGTTGGCTTAAACCAGTTGCTCTCAAGGTGAAGCTTAACACTGATGGCAGTTCCCTTGGCAACCCTAGAAACATTGGTGGAGGGGGCCTCCTTAGGAATGCTCATGGTGATCTCATTTTTGCCTATGCAACCCCCCTGGGTGTAGGAACTAACAATCAAGTAGAGATCAAGGCTGCCatctttggtctctcttggtGCCTTCATCTTGGTTACTCACAGGTAAACTTGGAGGTGGATTCTTAG